tTTTCCtcattaaatcatttatttattattaatgccTTGCTGTATAAGCATTACAATTTTCTAGGTATATTGACAAGCAAGAATTATGGAGCTTACATTGTAGCATGGAGCAAACTGTTATGAATAGCACAGTTGtatgattatattatttaatgATAGTTATAAttttcaagaagaaagagaaatcagagtcaattttatttatttattcttttaatataaatttatttgttttaattggaggctaattactttacaatattgtatcggttttgccatacatcaacatgaatccacctcaggtatacacatgttccctatcctgaacccccctccctcctccatccccgtaccatccctttgggtcatcccagtgcaccagccccaaacatccagtgtcatgcatcaaacctggactggtgattcatttcatatatgatattatatgtgtttcaatgctattcttccaaatcatcccaccctctccctctcccacagagtccaaaagcctgttctataggtctgtgtctcttttgctgtcttaaataaagtcaagtcgctcagtcgtgtccgactctttgcgaccccgtgggctgtagcccaccaggctcctctgtccatgggattctccaggcaagaatactggagtgggttgccatttccttctccaggggatcttcctgacccagggatcgaacccagctctcccacattgcagacagacgctttaacctctgagccaccagggaagtcttccatacagggttatcattaaaataatttctgcaTTCAAAGGAAATGGGACCTGATGTCAAATGACTCTCTTCATGATGGATGATGCATTTAATGATGCATTAATTAATATGAGATACAATGtttcttctccagagcatcttcatAGCATTAGTCAACTCAGAACTTCTTAGACTGTAGATTAATGGGTTCAGCATGGGCGTTATGACTGTATAAAACACACTCAATAGTTTATCAATGGGGAATGTTTTAGcaggtcttgctgctgctgctgctgctaagtcacttcagtcatgtctgactctgtgtgaccccatagatggcagcccaccaggctcctctgtccctgagattctccaggcaagaacactggagtgtgttgccatttccttctccaatgcatgaaagtgaaaagtgaaagtgaagtcgctcagtcatgtctgactctcagcgaccccaaagactgtagcccaccaggctcctccatccatgggattttccaggcaagagtactggagtgaggtgtcatTGCCTATCAGGTCTTACATACATGAAAATACAGGAAACAAAGAAGCAGACAACCACAGTGATGTGGGAACCACATGTCTGGAGGGCGTTCTGCCTCccttcctgactcaggttctTCAGAGAGTGCAGAATGACTCTATAGGAGATGAGTAAGAGCAAAAACCCAAGAGTGCAGATCAGTCCTCCACTGAATGCAACTAGAAGGTCACTGACATAGGTGTCAGTGCAGATGAGTTTCAATAAGGGGTACATGTCACACACATAGTGGTCAATGATATTGGGGCCACAGAATGGGAGCCCATAAACAGTGCAAAGTTGAATTACTGAGTATAGACAGCCTCCAACCCACGACACCACCAGCAGCACAACACACACCTTTTGCCTCATGATCACCAAATAATGCaagggcttgcagatggccacatagcagTCATAGGCCATCACAAGCAGAAGGAAGACCCCTGATCCAGCAAAAATGTGCTCTACAAACAGCTGAGTCATGCAAGATTCAAAAGATATGTCCCTCCACCCCCACGCAAAGAAAAAGTCTGAAATCAATCTGCAGGTagtagaagaagaagaagtgacATCCATAGACACTAAGCTAGCAAGAAAAAAGTACACTGGTGAGTTCAGAGTCTTACTGACAGTTACAGTAATGATAATGAGAAAGTTGCCCAGTACAATCAAAATGCAGAAGACCAGGAACATGACAAAGAGGACTTTTCGCTCCTTTGGATTCTTTCTGAGGCCTGAGAGGACAAAGTAAGATAAATTGTTCCTTGGTTCCATCTAGTTCTTCCAAAAGCTGAATTCACATATAAGAAGCAGTTTACCTACAAAACAAGGGAGTAAAGAAttaaatgcttaattttttatttatccattcattagaaGAATGTGAATGGAGTATCTTTTGGGTCCAATGTGCCATGAATATTTTAATTACCAACTTGAATAAGCCATAGAACACTACCCTCAATGCTATGACACATAATGAGGGATTAGGCAATTCCAGCCATTAACAGAATATTCACACAGTGCTAAGAGTCACATCACAGGTGTATATCAAACTAGAATCAGAGAAGATTTCCCAAAGGAAGCAAtgcttcagcttttttttttttaatgagggaataaaaaaaaaaatgggaagagaattccatgaaaaggAGCACCATTTATAAAGTCACAAATGTGTAATACCTGTGACTCTCTTAAGGTAACTTACATAATCAATGTGAGTAGACTAAACTATGAGTAGAAGATCCCTGTCTTGAATTGTCTCAGACCTCACTGATACATCTTAGGTCTTTAGGTGGATATTTAACTTTTCCTGACCAATAAATGTTGCAGCAGTATAATTTTGTGTCTCCAGCCCCTCTTTCTCccttaattttcaaatttatatatgCAACATCTCTAGTTTTTGACATCCAGTTGATTGACAATTTAGTATTTATAAAACtagcttttaatttttccatgaaaAACAGAAGCAGTTCTTATACAAAATTGAAGGAGGCATtccttatttatttcattaaatactATCATTTTCTATGCTATTGTCCCGACAAAAAAATTACAGTCCTCTGCACTTGGTACTCTCATAAAACGTTGTTAAATCCTGTTGACTCTACTTTCAAAATATCTCACTAATTTTTCATtcccttcttaatttcttcttgttCTACGCAGTAC
This genomic stretch from Ovis aries strain OAR_USU_Benz2616 breed Rambouillet unplaced genomic scaffold, ARS-UI_Ramb_v3.0 scaffold_90, whole genome shotgun sequence harbors:
- the LOC105613925 gene encoding olfactory receptor 4A47-like: MEPRNNLSYFVLSGLRKNPKERKVLFVMFLVFCILIVLGNFLIIITVTVSKTLNSPVYFFLASLVSMDVTSSSSTTCRLISDFFFAWGWRDISFESCMTQLFVEHIFAGSGVFLLLVMAYDCYVAICKPLHYLVIMRQKVCVVLLVVSWVGGCLYSVIQLCTVYGLPFCGPNIIDHYVCDMYPLLKLICTDTYVSDLLVAFSGGLICTLGFLLLLISYRVILHSLKNLSQEGRQNALQTCGSHITVVVCFFVSCIFMAARPAKTFPIDKLLSVFYTVITPMLNPLIYSLRSSELTNAMKMLWRRNIVSHIN